In one window of Gymnogyps californianus isolate 813 chromosome 9, ASM1813914v2, whole genome shotgun sequence DNA:
- the TBX22 gene encoding T-box transcription factor TBX22 has protein sequence MALSSRAHAFSVEALVGRSAKRKVPDGREEEIGAGCRQNRRAPEPDKRPKAGAESREAGAGVQVELQGSELWRRFHEIGTEMIITKAGRRMFPSVRVKVKGLEPLKQYYIAIDVVPVDSKRYRYVYHSSQWMVAGNTDHSCITPRLYIHPDSPCSGETWMRQIISFDRVKLTNNEMDDKGHIILQSMHKYKPRVHVIAQDSRFDLAQIQSLPAEGVQTFSFQETEFTTVTAYQNQQITKLKIDRNPFAKGFRDPGRNRGVLDGLLETYPWRPPLALDFKAFGADSQGGSSSSSPVTSSGGTPSPLNPLLSPSCSPPTFHLSASNIGVSCPETYLHNLSVPLYYKICPTSFLRQQSLIFPSHEKLGGASPHLLPHFMVDMPKLSSVGITNLKNAKAEDLNGQCLQVPNPASQMLYGLHASGNIFPSSPIAREALNCSLHPPYGLYGYNFSVPSRLMNAASHFKVSDSIPASLRDGRCNHSNWHPTINHCL, from the exons ATGGCGCTCAGCTCCCGGGCTCACGCCTTCTCGGTGGAAGCCCTGGTGGGACGCTCGGCCAAGAGGAAGGTGCCGGATGGTCGCGAAGAAGAGATCGGAGCCGGCTGCAGGCAGAACCGCAGAGCACCGGAGCCGG ACAAGCGGCCCAAGGCCGGTGCCGAGAGCCGGGAGGCGGGGGCCGGGGTGCAGGTGGAGCTGCAGGGCTCCGAGCTCTGGAGGAGGTTTCATGAGATCGGCACCGAGATGATCATCACCAAGGCCGGCAG GAGGATGTTCCCGTCGGTCAGGGTGAAGGTGAAGGGGCTGGAGCCGCTGAAGCAGTACTACATCGCCATCGACGTCGTCCCGGTGGACTCCAAAAGATACAG GTACGTCTATCACAGCTCGCAGTGGATGGTGGCGGGGAACACGGACCACTCCTGCATCACCCCGCGGCTCTACATCCACCCCGACTCCCCCTGCTCGGGGGAGACCTGGATGAGGCAAATCATCAGCTTCGACCGGGTGAAGCTCACCAACAACGAGATGGACGACAAGGGACAC ATCATCCTGCAGTCCATGCACAAGTACAAGCCCCGCGTCCACGTTATCGCCCAGGACTCCCGCTTCGATCTAGCGCAGATCCAGTCGCTGCCGGCCGAGGGGGTGCAGACCTTCTCCTTCCAGGAGACCGAGTTCACCACCGTGACGGCCTACCAAAACCAGCAG ATCACGAAGCTGAAGATCGACAGGAATCCCTTCGCCAAAGGTTTTCGGGATCCCGGGAGGAACAG GGGGGTCCTGGACGGGCTCCTAGAGACCTACCCGTGGCGGCCCCCCCTCGCCCTGGACTTCAAGGCTTTCGGCGCAGACAGCCAGG GTGGGAGCTCCAGTTCTTCGCCAGTGACCTCCAGCGGCGGGACGCCCTCTCCTCTCAACCCCCTGCTCTCTCCATCGTGCTCACCTCCTACGTTTCACTTGTCGGCGAGCAACATCGGCGTGTCGTGCCCCGAGACCTACCTACACAACCTCAGCGTGCCCCTCTACTACAAGATTTGTCCTACGAGCTTCTTAAGACAACAGTCTCTCATCTTTCCAAGCCACGAAAAACTGGGAGGCGCCAGCCCGCATCTTTTACCCCACTTCATGGTGGATATGCCAAAACTATCTTCCGTCGGCATAACCAACCTGAAAAACGCCAAAGCTGAAGACTTAAACGGGCAATGTCTACAAGTACCCAATCCTGCTAGTCAAATGCTGTATGGATTACATGCATCTGGAAACATTTTCCCATCAAGTCCCATTGCTCGGGAAGCACTTAATTGTTCTTTACATCCTCCATATGGCTTGTATGGTTATAACTTCTCTGTGCCATCTAGACTGATGAATGCAGCAAGCCATTTCAAAGTGAGTGACAGCATTCCGGCTTCTTTGAGAGATGGCAGATGTAATCACTCTAACTGGCACCCGACAATTAACCATTGCCTTTAG